GCATGCCATGATAAAAGATACTGTGCTGGGCTTTCTTAAAAAGAGATTCTCTCCAGGCAGGCTAATAAAATCCCGCGTAATAAAAATAACAGGGCTTCCAGAGTCAAAGGTGAATGAAAAGATCGAGGACATATTGAAGCTGGGTGGCAATGTCCAGATGGGTATCTACCCTCACCCCGAAGAGATCACAGTAAAGATAACTGTGACTGACAAAAAGGCTGACGCTACAATAAAAAAGATCGAGAGAAAGATAAAATCACGGCTGGGAAACTACATATTCGGCTATGATGAAGAGAAATTAGAAGAAGTTGTTGGCAAGCTGCTCTTAAAAAAGAAAAAAACCTTAGCAGTCGCAGAATCCTGCACAGCCGGACTTTTGGCGAGTAGAATCACAGACGTTTCTGGAAGTTCAAGGTATTTCAAGATGGGTGTAGTTACTTACAGTAATCAAGCTAAGAATAAACTTCTATATGTGCCTAAAGATACGATAAAACAACACGGCGCTGTCTCCAAACAAGTAGCAAGCGCAATGGCCAAAAACATGCGGCTATTAGCTGACGCAAGCATAGGAATCGGTATAAGCGGCATTGCAGGTCCAACCGGCGGCACCAAGAAAAAACCAGTAGGCCTAGTCTACATCGCGCTCTCAACAAAGAAAAAGACCATTTGCAAAGAATTCCGCTTCCTGGGCCAGCGAAATATCATAAAGTTTAAAGCCACTCAAGCAGCCCTTAACCTGGTGAGGCTTCATGGGCTTGTGTAAAGTGTCAAGTGTCAGGTGTCAAGGAGGATAAAGTGAGAAATTACAGGTTTGATTTCGAGAAATTAGATGTGTATGAGAAAACGTTAGATTTTGCAAATAAGGTTTTTAATATTACCAAGAAATTTGATAGAGAAATTCAATATTCACTTGGAGACCAATTTCGTAGAGCCTCTCTATCTATATGTAATAATATCGCTGAGGGCAGCGGTAGACCCAGTCAAAACGCAAAAAGACAATTTTACGGCTACGCCTTAGATTCAGCCAGAGAATGTATACCAATGATAACGTTAAGCCAAATGCAGAATCAAATTACTAAACAAGATGAAGAAGCATTAAGAGACGAATGTATAAGTATCTGTAATATGACTGGCAAGCTAAAAATGTCAACAAAGCATCCCTGACGCATTGACACTTAACACCTGACACCTGACACTAACATGCAAACTATCCGAGCATTTGTTGCAGTTGAAATCGACCAGCCAAATAAACAAAAGCTTTCCCAAGTCATCTCTACTCTCAAGCAAGCAAACGCAGACGTAAAATGGGTCAATAAAATCCAGATGCACCTGACACTAAAGTTTCTGGGAAATATTGAAGAAAATCGCATCAAAGAAATCTCAGACACACTTAAGTCTATTGCAGATAACTTTAGCGCCTTCAACATCCACCTCTCTAAAATCGGCGCATTCCCAAACATGCATAAACCAAGAGTCATCTGGCTTGGAATTGACAAGGGCGCACAAGACTTAAAAAACCTAGCTTCTCAGCTCGAAAAACTCGGCCCCAAAGAAGAAAAGCGTGAGTATAAAGCTCATCTCACGCTAGGCAGGGTCAAATCCTTAAAAAACATCTCTCAACTAACAAAACTTATAAACGAAACCCCCTTTCAATCCCAAGGCAACATCCCCATCACCAAACTAATCCTCTTCCAAAGCACCCTCACGCCTAAAGGTGCAATCTACTCACCCCTGACAACATTAGCTTTAAAACAATAAAATCATCTATAAATCTCTCTTCTATGACCCAGGTCAATGATGTATACGATAAGCCGATTTTTATGAACTGTATATATCACACGGTAACTTCCTACGCGCAATGAATAGTCGCCTGAAAGTTTACCTTTAAGGCTTTTAGCTTGATAGGGGTCTGTCTTTAGGGCTTCTATGGCAGAGATTAGGCGGGAATACAATTTTTTGTCTTCTTTGTAAACTTTTCGCAGTTCTTTTGCTGCTGAATTGGCAAATTCTATTTTATACATCTTTCTCTATCTTTTGCCTCAGCTTAGCTAAGGAAATAGTCTTGCCTTCCCCAATCTCCTTCTTTGCCTTTTTTATCCTTCGGGCAACGGTTTTATTAGAAAGAATTTGTATGGTCTCTAAGAGGCCTTCGTAATCATCAGGGCTCATCATGATAGCTATAGGTTTTCCTCGCTTTGTGACAATATAGCGATCCAGCCTATCGTCAATATGCTTTATTACTTCTGGTAATTCTGGTCGTAGTTCTTTTAAGGTAATTGTGTTAACCATTGCACTCCACCTCCCTCTAATATAAATTAACTCGTTTCGCTCGTAATTTATTCCAAAGGGGCTTCGCCCCTATGGCGCTCCATACAACAAGTATACACTAAAGAGTATACTTTGTCAATCAGAAAAGTCTATGCACGATCTGTAGTATCAGATTCGCATAGACGCCGGCGAGGAGGTCGTCTAGCATGATGCCTAGGCTGCCATTTAGTTTTTCCAGGTTTCTTATGGGGCGGGGTTTTATGATGTCGAAGAATCTAAAGAGGATAAAAGCTGCGACTATGTAGCCCATGGTGGGCGGCAAAAGATATAACGCCACGAGCATGCCTGCGAATTCATCTATTATGATCTCACTCGCGTCCTTGCCGCCAAGAAGCTTCTCTGTCTTTCCTGCAGTTAAAAGACCCAAGATAATACATAACACAATGCTCGCGCCCATCATCTGTGGACTATTCTTGAGGGCTCCGTAAAGAAATAGCGCGGCAAAACTCCCGATACTACCTGGGGCCACAGGAAGATAGCCTAAATAAAAAACAGTTGCGATCAGCTTACATAATCTGTTCATCCTTCACCCATAAAAATATTTTTATTCTTTATCATAAAAGAAATACCTGAAGCTAAAGTCATTGCTACTGTAATAAGCATCAGGATATGCACAGCACCGGCATAATAACCGATATATTGAAGAGTAAAACCAGAATCCCTAATTATCAAAAATATCAGTATAAATAACACTGCCACTATCTGTGACACGGTCTTATGTTTTCCTGCGATTTCAGCTGAGAGTACCTTCTTTCTTGCAAGCGCCAGTGCCCTTATTCCTGTTATCACTAACTCTCTCGCAATGATCACTATTACCATCCACGCAGGTATTATCTTCATCTCAACAAATGCAAGAAATCCGCCGAGTATGAGTATCTTATCAGCAATAGGGTCCATTAGCCTGCCAAAATCAGAGATGGAATTTGTCTTTCTCGCGATCAGGCCATCATAGTAGTCTGTAATAGACGCTACTAAAAATACAGCAAGCGCAAAAAACTTAGCACCTACGCCTCTAATGAAAAGCGCCAGTATAAAGATTCCTGCTAAGATTATCCTTGATATCGTGAGTTTATTCGCTAAGTTCATAAAACCTGCCCTACAAGGTCATATTCATGTGTATCTGTTATTTTTACCTTGTAAAATTCGCCTATCTTTAAATCCTTGCCACTTACATGCACAACACCGTCTACTTCTGGGGCATCGTATTCAGTCCTTGCAATATCTTTTTCATCAACTAATACCTTTAGCGTTCGACCCTTGAATCTCTCGTTTATCTCGCGCGATACTGTCTGCTGCAGCAACATCCCTTCGCTAAAGCGTCTCTCTTTTTCTTTTTCAGATATCTGGTCTTTAAGCTTATACGCTGGTGTACCTTCCTCTCTAGAATACCTGAAAATACCTAATCTTTCAAATTTAATTTCTCTGATAAATTGTAATAGCTCCTGAATTTCTTGTTCTGTCTCGCCAGGGAAACCCACAATAAATGATGTGCGTAAAGCCACGTCCGGAATCTCTTTTCTAATATACTCTATCAATGAGATAATATCTTTCTTAGTAGTCTTCCTGCCCATTTGCTTTAATATCCTGTTATTTATATGCTCGATGGGTAGGTCAATATATTTACATATGTTCCTACTATCTCTTATGACCTTTATTGCGTCTTTTCCCAGATTTGTTGGGTGCGTGTAAAGAAGTCTTATCCATTTATCTTTTGAAATTTTATCAAGCTCTTTCAATAATTCTGCTAATTTTTGATACGCTGAAGTATCCTGGCCCACCAAGATTATCTCTTTAGCAGAACTTTCTTCAGCCTCTTTTATGATCGAATCAATTGCCCTGGCTTTATACGGTCCTTTTAGATGCGGTATTATGCAATACGTACATCTATTCTTGCATCCTTCTGAAATTTTGATATATTTGTAATGAGCCGGGGTAAGCCTCGAAGCGTAATCATCTTTAAACGCAGAAACTACACCTCTAAATTCATCTATTTCCTTTAAGTCTTTCTGCAATTCTCTCCTGTATCTCTGCGGAAGGCATCCTGCTACTATTATTCTTTTTACTTCACCTGCTTTCTTGGCATCTATCACCTTTAAAATAGTATCTATGGATTCCTTTTTTGCGTCTTCAATAAACGCGCATGTATTTATAACCACAGTATCCACGCCAATTGCATTCTCTTTAAATGCATAGCCCTTACTTGCGAACTCGGACATAATATGTTCTGAATCAACCAAATTTCTTGGACAACCCAGACTTATAATGCTAAATGTCTTTGTCATAAAAATAGGGACGCTCTCCCGCCCCTCAAAATAACCTGACACTTTAAGTCATACTTAAAGTGTCAGGTTAAGGTTGCCTAATGCCGTCTTTTGTGATGATTAGGGTCTTTTTCTCTCCTTTTTTACCAGGGGTGCCGAGGTTTTTTCCGTTGAAGGTCAGGGTTACGCCACCAGCATTGCCCAGCTCCAGATCTATCTGCTTTTTTGCTTCCCAACTATCAGAAGCGCCCTTCTTTAATATGCCTCTAAACAAGAGCTCTTTGCCGCTGGTGACCTGGACCCACGTGTTGTAACGCGCTGCAAGTTCGACCTTAAAACTCTCTGCTACCGCCGCAACCCCGGAGGTTGCCGTGCTCGCAACCTCCGGGGTTGCGACAACGGCTTGCCCCTTATGTTTAGTGAAAAGATTCCGTATAAACCTTCCCACCTGCACAAAGCCAAAGGCAAGCAAATACACGCTGAAAATAGTCACAAGCCCGAGTCCGATCTGGCGCTTGTGTTTTAAGAACCAGTCACTTTTGGACTTTTCAGGTTTTAAGGCTAACTGAGATCCGGGCTTTTTTTCTCCACTTGACAGAAATTCTTTTACTATTCTTTCTTCAAGCGCCCCCAGGAACTGCGAATAGGATTTAATAAAGCCTCTTGCGTAAAAAGGGTCCGCTGTCTTTAAGATGCTATCTTCTTCTATTGTAGAGATTATTTTCTTAGGTATGCGCGTTCTTTCTGAGACATCTTCTATGGAGAGCTGCCTTGTTTCGCGGATCTTCTTGAGTGTTTTTCCAAGTGATTCAGGCATAATCGTTTAGCCCGTTAGCCCGTTGCCCGTTAGCCCGTTGACCCATTAACGGGCAAACGGGCTAAACGGGCAACGGGCTAAACGGATTCGGAAGATTCTTCTTCCTTAATCTTGTATTCAGCTATCAGGATCTCTCTTGGCTTACTGCCTCTAAATGGGCCTACTATGCTTTCCTCTTCCATCGCGTCTATTAATCGCGCAGCCCTGGTGTAGCCCAGCCTGAGCCTGCGCTGCAGCATTGAAACAGAGGCCTGGCCTGTCTCAAGCACCATCTTTACTGCTTCGTCGAAAAACTCGTCCTTTTTAAAACCGCCTCGCCCAGACATGCTTTTTTTCTGCTGTTCAAGTATTGCATCATCATAGATAGGATCTCTTTGTTCCTTTACTGAATTAACGACTTTTTCTATTTCAGCGTCTGTCAGGAGCGTACCTTGCGCGCGTACGGGCTTTGCGTTGCCAGGCTCTAAAAACAGCATATCGCCCTTGCCCAATAACTTATCCGCGCCATTCATATCTAAAACAGTCCTTGAATCCACTTTCGACGCCACTTTGAATGAGATCCTTGCTGGAAAATTCGCTTTTATTACACCTGTTACAACATCCACGGACGGCCGCTGCGTCGCGAGTATTATATGTATGCCCACTGCCCTTGAAAGCTGCGCGAGCCTCGTGATCGCATTCTCAACATCCTGCTGCGCTACTATCATAAGGTCTGCCAGCTCATCTATGATCACTACAAGATAAGGCATCTTTTCGCTGGATTTCTGGTTAAAGGCGTCTATGTTTCTCGCTACAGCCTTTGCAAGCTTCTTATATCTCACTTCCATCTCACTCACGACCCATTCAAGAACGCCTGATGCCTTTTTTGAATCTGTAACCACAGGGCACAGAAGATGCGGCAGGCCATTATAGATAGCCAGCTCCACCATCTTTGGGTCCACCATTATGAATTTCAATTCATCAGGCGTTGCATTATATATCATGCTCATTATCAAAGAATTCACGCACACAGTCTTGCCAGAGCCAGTAGTACCCGCGATCAAAAGATGCGGCATGTCGCCAAGATCTGCCACTACGCTCCTCCCAGCAATATCTTTTCCAAGCGCTATGGCAAGCTTTGAAGAGCCTGCCTGTTTCTGATATTCGCGAGATTC
This is a stretch of genomic DNA from Candidatus Gorgyraea atricola. It encodes these proteins:
- a CDS encoding competence/damage-inducible protein A, which encodes MEISSHVICIGNEIMLGHINNTNAQHISEKLSSIGIKTAKHLSIPDVPKVIINSIKNSLADANIVIVTGGLGPTVDDLTLDCIGKALDRKLIFKDRVANHIRQHFKNRKLKMPKNNLRQALIPEGATPILNNIGSAPGLIIQTKGKVLIALPGVPFEMHAMIKDTVLGFLKKRFSPGRLIKSRVIKITGLPESKVNEKIEDILKLGGNVQMGIYPHPEEITVKITVTDKKADATIKKIERKIKSRLGNYIFGYDEEKLEEVVGKLLLKKKKTLAVAESCTAGLLASRITDVSGSSRYFKMGVVTYSNQAKNKLLYVPKDTIKQHGAVSKQVASAMAKNMRLLADASIGIGISGIAGPTGGTKKKPVGLVYIALSTKKKTICKEFRFLGQRNIIKFKATQAALNLVRLHGLV
- a CDS encoding four helix bundle protein — its product is MRNYRFDFEKLDVYEKTLDFANKVFNITKKFDREIQYSLGDQFRRASLSICNNIAEGSGRPSQNAKRQFYGYALDSARECIPMITLSQMQNQITKQDEEALRDECISICNMTGKLKMSTKHP
- the thpR gene encoding RNA 2',3'-cyclic phosphodiesterase — encoded protein: MQTIRAFVAVEIDQPNKQKLSQVISTLKQANADVKWVNKIQMHLTLKFLGNIEENRIKEISDTLKSIADNFSAFNIHLSKIGAFPNMHKPRVIWLGIDKGAQDLKNLASQLEKLGPKEEKREYKAHLTLGRVKSLKNISQLTKLINETPFQSQGNIPITKLILFQSTLTPKGAIYSPLTTLALKQ
- a CDS encoding type II toxin-antitoxin system RelE/ParE family toxin, with the protein product MYKIEFANSAAKELRKVYKEDKKLYSRLISAIEALKTDPYQAKSLKGKLSGDYSLRVGSYRVIYTVHKNRLIVYIIDLGHRREIYR
- a CDS encoding type II toxin-antitoxin system Phd/YefM family antitoxin, encoding MVNTITLKELRPELPEVIKHIDDRLDRYIVTKRGKPIAIMMSPDDYEGLLETIQILSNKTVARRIKKAKKEIGEGKTISLAKLRQKIEKDV
- a CDS encoding phosphatidylglycerophosphatase A, coding for MNRLCKLIATVFYLGYLPVAPGSIGSFAALFLYGALKNSPQMMGASIVLCIILGLLTAGKTEKLLGGKDASEIIIDEFAGMLVALYLLPPTMGYIVAAFILFRFFDIIKPRPIRNLEKLNGSLGIMLDDLLAGVYANLILQIVHRLF
- the pgsA gene encoding CDP-diacylglycerol--glycerol-3-phosphate 3-phosphatidyltransferase, producing MNLANKLTISRIILAGIFILALFIRGVGAKFFALAVFLVASITDYYDGLIARKTNSISDFGRLMDPIADKILILGGFLAFVEMKIIPAWMVIVIIARELVITGIRALALARKKVLSAEIAGKHKTVSQIVAVLFILIFLIIRDSGFTLQYIGYYAGAVHILMLITVAMTLASGISFMIKNKNIFMGEG
- a CDS encoding MiaB/RimO family radical SAM methylthiotransferase, which codes for MTKTFSIISLGCPRNLVDSEHIMSEFASKGYAFKENAIGVDTVVINTCAFIEDAKKESIDTILKVIDAKKAGEVKRIIVAGCLPQRYRRELQKDLKEIDEFRGVVSAFKDDYASRLTPAHYKYIKISEGCKNRCTYCIIPHLKGPYKARAIDSIIKEAEESSAKEIILVGQDTSAYQKLAELLKELDKISKDKWIRLLYTHPTNLGKDAIKVIRDSRNICKYIDLPIEHINNRILKQMGRKTTKKDIISLIEYIRKEIPDVALRTSFIVGFPGETEQEIQELLQFIREIKFERLGIFRYSREEGTPAYKLKDQISEKEKERRFSEGMLLQQTVSREINERFKGRTLKVLVDEKDIARTEYDAPEVDGVVHVSGKDLKIGEFYKVKITDTHEYDLVGQVL
- a CDS encoding DUF4115 domain-containing protein; this translates as MPESLGKTLKKIRETRQLSIEDVSERTRIPKKIISTIEEDSILKTADPFYARGFIKSYSQFLGALEERIVKEFLSSGEKKPGSQLALKPEKSKSDWFLKHKRQIGLGLVTIFSVYLLAFGFVQVGRFIRNLFTKHKGQAVVATPEVASTATSGVAAVAESFKVELAARYNTWVQVTSGKELLFRGILKKGASDSWEAKKQIDLELGNAGGVTLTFNGKNLGTPGKKGEKKTLIITKDGIRQP